The following coding sequences are from one Verrucomicrobiota bacterium window:
- a CDS encoding carbon-nitrogen hydrolase family protein: MNGIPDLPNMSLSRRAALGLGGAAFAALAARVPAAEETRKANPLPPESPRPKDKLRVASCQFPVSGDVTENARQIREFMRRGAKAGAHLLHTSEASLSGYAGVDLRSFAGYDWALLRKETSVLRELAKALSLWLVLGSAHYLDAETKPTNCLYLIGPDGQVVDRYDKCMCTGGDQKCYSAGNHFAVHDIRGVRVGLAICYDICWPQIYMAYRERGVTLMLHSFHNARGKGANCLDVLSVRQVPTRCADNRLWAVANNSSQPYSHWGSFVARPDATIAQQLAINEPGLLVHDFPDGLSQNGWYHNPKPLRLRDDELLTWGEPTRHPRQLDARAEP; this comes from the coding sequence ATGAACGGAATCCCTGACCTCCCCAATATGTCCCTGTCGCGCCGCGCCGCTTTGGGCTTGGGCGGAGCGGCCTTTGCCGCGCTTGCGGCCAGAGTCCCTGCGGCAGAGGAAACCAGGAAGGCGAACCCGTTGCCGCCGGAGTCCCCTCGGCCCAAAGACAAACTCCGCGTGGCCTCGTGCCAGTTCCCGGTGAGTGGCGACGTGACGGAGAATGCCCGGCAGATTCGGGAGTTCATGCGCCGGGGTGCGAAGGCGGGCGCGCACTTGTTGCACACGTCCGAAGCCAGCCTTTCCGGTTACGCGGGCGTGGATTTGCGGTCGTTCGCCGGCTACGATTGGGCGTTGCTCCGCAAGGAAACCTCCGTGCTCCGTGAGTTGGCGAAAGCGCTGAGTCTGTGGCTTGTCCTCGGCTCGGCCCATTACCTCGATGCGGAGACCAAGCCGACCAACTGCCTTTACTTGATCGGCCCCGACGGCCAAGTCGTGGATCGCTATGACAAATGCATGTGCACCGGCGGCGACCAGAAATGCTATTCCGCTGGCAACCATTTCGCGGTGCACGACATTCGCGGCGTCCGCGTGGGTCTGGCGATTTGCTACGACATCTGCTGGCCGCAAATCTACATGGCCTACCGGGAACGCGGGGTGACCCTGATGCTGCACTCGTTTCACAACGCCCGTGGCAAGGGCGCAAACTGCCTCGACGTGCTGAGCGTGCGCCAGGTCCCGACGCGCTGCGCGGATAATCGCCTGTGGGCCGTCGCGAACAATTCCTCGCAGCCCTATTCGCATTGGGGTTCGTTTGTGGCCCGGCCCGATGCCACGATTGCGCAGCAGTTGGCGATCAACGAACCCGGCCTCTTGGTGCACGACTTCCCGGATGGCCTTTCCCAAAACGGCTGGTATCACAACCCAAAGCCACTGCGCCTGCGCGACGACGAGCTCCTGACCTGGGGCGAACCCACCCGGCATCCGCGGCAATTGGATGCGCGTGCCGAACCGTGA